The DNA region TTCTGTTCTCATAGCCGGTGCTGGCACTGAGAGAACAGCGGGGCCAAACCTTAGTTTGAGAGGATTTGATGTCATTGACGATGCTAAGGCTAAGATCGAGGCTCTGTGCCCTGGTGTTGTCTCTTGTGCTGATATCCTTAGCCTTGCTGCTCGTGATTCTGTAGTTCTGGTAATTTTGCTCTTGATATTTATTGAGAAATTTATATATAGATGATAAGGAATAATATTGTACTAGTTAGTGATCGAGTTATACATATGGGTTGCATGCATGCAGAGTGGTGGACTAAGTTGGCAAGTGCCCACAGGACGCAAAGATGGAAGGGTTTCAATTGGATCAGAAGCCTTAACTTTGCCTGGTCCTAATGATACCGTCGCAACCCAGAAGGATAAGTTTTCAAACAAGGGCCTTAACACCGAAGACCTCGTCATTCTTGCTGGTACTCATACTATTCAATTAAACTCCAATAATTTGttacaattttctatttttttataattaattatcaataattagttttaaaataaattaatctaaaaCACGCAGAAAATCGCTTTCTTGTGTAGGAGCTGGTTAGGTTAGGTGCAAATCGACATCCTCATTTATGTTGCACGATTTGAGGcgtttataacaaaatataatacttcattatttcattataattattgtcctacattattttatacaaataaataaaatttaataattaaataaataataataattttataaaattaatcttattattattaatttattttttaattttttgttatttttattattaatattataagagatataagtaaaaaagctaattaatattatactgaaaagtttaaattataattattttgagataaattttttattcttatacaaAGATTATTATGAAACGTCTATATATTGAGGGAGTAAAAAATTTGAAGCGCACACACAAAAGAATTAAACGATGCTGCCTATTGACCACAACTTCCTACAAAATTCAGtagaaattttgtatttataatacaataaaCGAAAAGAAATTCGCCACAACTTGaccttataattaattaatgaataatgACATGTACATATGACTCATGAGAAACCCTAGTAACACACTTTTTTAGTAACAcgtgtttttaaatatattagtatttttttattaaatgctactacaaaattatgagaaaaaagccattaaataaataataagacttacaaaattttgttattttcatcaaGTACGTGTTACATGACTGATACATTAATTTCTGTAATGTGAATACATACATATAGGTGGGCATACGATAGGTACAAGTGCTTGCCGATCTTTCGCAGACAGAATATACAACCCCAATGGCACTGATCCTTCCATCGACCCTTCATTTCTTCCATTTCTGCGACAAATTTGCCCACAAACACAACCAACGAAGCGAGTGGCACTAGACACAGGAAGCCAATTCAAATTCGACACGTCCTACTTCGCTCACCTAGTTAGAGGCCGTGGAATTCTCCGTTCTGATCAGGTTCTTTGGACTGATGCTTCCACAAGAGGCTTTGTTCAGAAATACTTAGCCACAGGTCCCTTCAAGGTCCAATTCGGAAAGTCTATGATCAAGATGAGCAACATTGGTGTCAAGACCGGTTCTCAGGGTGAAATTCGCAAGATATGTTctgctattaattaattaaggcaAATATTAATCAGTATCCTTATAATATtgattaaggaattaaaaaaatatttaaaattatattaatcatcaCTTAAGGATACTGGTTAAtaagactaattaattaattgcataCTTTTCTGAGAGGTGCCAAGATTAAACTTCTATACACCTCCTTAATTAAATCTATGCCAGAAAAACTTTGCTTTATAAGTGAATaaagcaataattaaaaatattgtggacaatgatataaaaagaaataaaaatcatttaagaTCTGTTAATCGCAGAATTCGACTATGACCGCAGAAAAGcttgtgaaataaaattattatatttttgttagctatccatcatttttttttttaaattccccGGCCTCTCCAAAGGTATTTGGTAGTAGTTAGACATTTCATGATA from Glycine soja cultivar W05 chromosome 8, ASM419377v2, whole genome shotgun sequence includes:
- the LOC114422194 gene encoding cationic peroxidase 2-like, with protein sequence MEGGLWKKELVLRFVVLAVAVVNTVQWNGEGTRVGFYSSTCPRAESIVRSTVESHLRSDPTLAGPILRMHFHDCFVRGCDASVLIAGAGTERTAGPNLSLRGFDVIDDAKAKIEALCPGVVSCADILSLAARDSVVLSGGLSWQVPTGRKDGRVSIGSEALTLPGPNDTVATQKDKFSNKGLNTEDLVILAGGHTIGTSACRSFADRIYNPNGTDPSIDPSFLPFLRQICPQTQPTKRVALDTGSQFKFDTSYFAHLVRGRGILRSDQVLWTDASTRGFVQKYLATGPFKVQFGKSMIKMSNIGVKTGSQGEIRKICSAIN